The Methanosphaera stadtmanae DSM 3091 genome includes a window with the following:
- a CDS encoding beta-CASP ribonuclease aCPSF1, with protein MTNMIDEIKDQIIEYLPEKVKLAKVEFEGPEIVIYTKNPEINKDHGDIIRALAKKIRKRIIIRSDKSVLSPPPETIDKVEEIVPTDADITDISFDDVTHEVIIESRKPGLVIGKYGTTSREILKQTGWTPKILRTPPINSETIQRIRLSLKRNSKERKEFLQKLGKRIRREPMFDNDWVRLTSLGGFREVGRSCLFLQTPNSKVILDCGVNVAGIDEKTAYPFLNVPEFNLQDLDAVIITHAHLDHTGFVPYLYHYGYDGPTYCTTPTRDMMTLLQQDHLDISHREDKPLPFNIKDVKETINKTITLDYGQVTDISPDIRLTLHDAGHIVGSAMAHLNIGDGKHNFLYTGDFKNEQSRLLGTPKQHFARIESMVMESTYGGREDNTPTRNTAEKELVKAIYDTIQKGGKILIPVFAVGRAQEIMIVLEEFINRGILGKVPVYLDGMIWEATAIHTAHPEFLSNELQKQIFHAGENPFTSDVFNKVTNNEQRRKLLESNEPCVILSTSGMLTGGNSVEYFKELCEDEKNRIIFVGYQSEGSLGRRIQKGFDEVPLEKDGVTQLFHINIEVTTIDGFSGHSDRKQLMEYVRKLSPKPDKILVCHGDAYKALDLASSIYRTYKIETKTPLNLETTRLQ; from the coding sequence ATGACTAATATGATCGATGAAATCAAAGATCAAATTATAGAATATTTACCTGAAAAAGTAAAACTAGCAAAAGTTGAATTTGAAGGACCTGAAATTGTTATATATACAAAAAATCCTGAAATAAACAAAGATCATGGAGATATAATTCGTGCATTAGCAAAAAAAATAAGAAAACGAATAATTATCAGATCAGACAAATCAGTTCTTTCACCACCACCTGAAACAATAGACAAAGTAGAAGAAATTGTTCCTACAGATGCTGATATTACAGACATATCCTTTGATGATGTAACACACGAAGTTATTATTGAATCAAGAAAACCCGGACTAGTTATTGGAAAATATGGAACAACATCCCGTGAAATACTAAAACAAACAGGATGGACCCCAAAAATATTAAGAACACCACCAATTAATTCTGAAACAATCCAAAGAATCAGATTATCATTAAAAAGAAATAGTAAAGAAAGAAAAGAATTTTTACAAAAATTAGGAAAAAGAATCAGACGAGAACCTATGTTTGATAATGATTGGGTTAGATTAACATCACTTGGTGGATTTAGAGAGGTTGGACGATCTTGTTTATTCTTACAAACACCAAACAGTAAAGTTATATTAGATTGTGGAGTAAATGTAGCAGGTATTGATGAAAAAACAGCATATCCTTTCTTAAATGTTCCAGAATTTAATCTTCAAGATTTAGATGCAGTTATTATTACCCACGCTCACCTTGACCATACTGGTTTTGTACCATACTTATATCATTATGGATATGATGGACCTACATACTGTACTACTCCAACAAGAGATATGATGACTCTTCTCCAACAAGACCATCTTGATATCTCCCATAGAGAAGACAAACCACTTCCATTTAATATAAAAGATGTTAAAGAAACAATTAACAAAACAATTACACTAGATTATGGACAAGTTACTGATATATCACCTGATATACGTTTAACACTACATGATGCAGGACATATTGTTGGTTCTGCTATGGCCCACTTAAATATAGGTGATGGAAAACATAACTTCCTATATACTGGTGACTTTAAGAATGAACAAAGTAGATTACTTGGAACACCAAAACAACATTTTGCTCGTATAGAATCTATGGTAATGGAAAGTACATATGGTGGACGTGAAGACAACACCCCTACACGTAACACTGCAGAAAAAGAATTAGTTAAAGCAATATATGATACAATTCAAAAAGGTGGAAAAATACTTATTCCAGTATTTGCTGTTGGACGTGCACAGGAAATTATGATTGTTCTTGAAGAATTTATTAATAGAGGTATTTTAGGTAAAGTACCAGTATATTTAGATGGAATGATATGGGAAGCTACAGCTATACATACTGCACATCCAGAATTCTTAAGTAATGAATTACAAAAACAAATATTCCATGCAGGTGAAAATCCATTCACATCAGATGTATTTAATAAAGTAACAAACAATGAACAAAGACGTAAATTACTAGAAAGTAATGAACCATGCGTTATTTTATCAACATCTGGTATGTTAACAGGAGGAAATTCTGTTGAATACTTCAAAGAACTATGTGAAGATGAGAAAAACCGTATTATCTTTGTAGGATATCAGTCAGAAGGTTCATTAGGTAGAAGAATTCAGAAAGGATTCGATGAAGTTCCACTAGAAAAAGATGGAGTAACACAATTATTCCATATTAACATAGAAGTTACAACAATTGATGGATTTAGTGGACATAGTGATCGTAAACAATTAATGGAATATGTTCGTAAATTATCACCAAAACCTGATAAAATCCTAGTTTGTCATGGTGATGCATATAAAGCATTAGATCTTGCAAGTAGTATTTATAGAACATATAAAATTGAAACAAAAACTCCATTAAATCTTGAAACTACTAGATTACAATAA
- the comC gene encoding L-sulfolactate dehydrogenase, protein MKISIENETKLIEEILEAYGVVHKEASIVADVITDGDLKGFSTHGLGRFPQYIKSIEAGTIKIEGDYEIEKESASSAMINGNHKFGHYVTVKAMDLAVKKASETGIGIVGIHDSNHYGIAGYYSDLASLQDMIGIVISNTEPAMAPFGGKKALLGTNPITISIPTDDIHNYICVDMATSITARGKLLEAKRKNEEIPEGLALDKDGNPTTDPQAGLEGSILPFGGFKGYALAFMFELLAGPLVSAACGDKVEGTATPDVMCTKGDLLIVIDPEHFAGSMQFKFYVDQFVREIREENGVIPGDREIAMINEHHANGIPVDEALYEQLTEIANKKELDITAYFEE, encoded by the coding sequence ATGAAAATTAGCATAGAAAATGAAACTAAATTAATTGAAGAAATTTTAGAAGCATATGGCGTTGTACATAAGGAAGCTTCAATTGTTGCTGATGTTATAACTGATGGTGATCTTAAAGGATTTTCAACACATGGACTTGGAAGATTTCCACAATACATAAAAAGTATAGAAGCAGGTACTATTAAAATTGAAGGAGATTATGAAATAGAAAAAGAATCAGCTTCTTCTGCAATGATAAATGGAAATCATAAATTTGGTCATTATGTAACAGTAAAAGCTATGGATTTAGCTGTTAAAAAAGCAAGTGAAACTGGTATTGGAATTGTAGGTATACATGATAGTAATCACTATGGAATTGCTGGATATTATTCTGATTTAGCATCACTCCAAGATATGATTGGTATTGTTATATCAAATACTGAACCTGCTATGGCACCTTTTGGTGGTAAAAAAGCATTACTTGGAACTAATCCAATTACAATAAGTATTCCTACAGATGATATTCATAATTATATTTGTGTAGATATGGCTACAAGTATTACTGCTAGAGGAAAACTTTTAGAAGCTAAAAGAAAAAATGAAGAAATTCCTGAAGGTTTAGCATTAGATAAAGATGGAAATCCAACAACAGATCCTCAAGCAGGACTTGAAGGATCAATATTACCATTTGGTGGATTTAAAGGATATGCTTTAGCATTTATGTTTGAATTATTAGCAGGACCTCTTGTAAGTGCTGCTTGTGGTGATAAAGTTGAAGGTACAGCAACACCAGATGTAATGTGTACTAAAGGAGATTTATTAATAGTAATAGATCCTGAACACTTTGCTGGTTCTATGCAATTCAAATTCTATGTTGATCAATTTGTTCGTGAAATTAGAGAAGAAAATGGAGTTATTCCAGGTGACCGTGAAATTGCCATGATTAATGAACATCATGCAAATGGAATACCTGTTGATGAAGCTTTATATGAACAATTAACAGAAATTGCAAATAAAAAAGAATTAGATATTACAGCATACTTTGAGGAATAG
- the purM gene encoding phosphoribosylformylglycinamidine cyclo-ligase — protein MVTYSEAGVDISLEEQTVRALTGELSETLDYRNIIKNKGHFAALVDFGSRAIAMSTDGVGSKILIANLMNKFDTVGIDCIAMVVNDILCVGAEPIAMVDYLAVEHPDPEVASQIGKGLKVGCQQAKIAMIGGETASLPKIIKDFDLAGTGIGTVDKEDIITGTQIKDGDIIIGIESSGVHSNGLSLARKALLEIANFNVDDKLPTDNSTTVGEALLEPTIIYVDAIMDLLNSDIEVHGLGHITGGGFSNLKRLNHDMTYIINNLPETLPIFKAIQATGIEDKEMYHVFNMGIGFAVILDGKYQDEALEILNKYHKSYVIGEIKEDSDNRVLITTNENKKIEL, from the coding sequence ATGGTTACATATTCTGAAGCAGGTGTTGATATTAGTTTGGAAGAACAAACTGTACGTGCATTAACTGGAGAACTATCTGAAACATTAGATTACAGAAATATTATAAAAAATAAAGGACATTTCGCAGCATTAGTTGATTTTGGTTCACGTGCAATAGCTATGAGTACTGATGGTGTTGGAAGTAAAATATTAATTGCAAATTTAATGAATAAATTCGATACTGTAGGTATTGATTGTATTGCTATGGTTGTAAATGATATTTTATGTGTAGGTGCTGAACCAATAGCTATGGTTGATTATTTAGCAGTGGAACATCCAGATCCTGAAGTTGCAAGTCAAATAGGTAAAGGATTGAAAGTAGGTTGTCAACAAGCAAAAATAGCAATGATTGGTGGAGAAACTGCTTCATTACCTAAAATTATTAAGGATTTTGATCTTGCTGGAACTGGAATTGGAACTGTAGACAAGGAAGATATAATTACTGGTACACAAATAAAAGATGGTGATATTATCATTGGTATTGAAAGTAGTGGTGTACATAGTAATGGACTAAGTTTAGCAAGAAAGGCTTTACTTGAAATAGCAAATTTCAATGTAGATGATAAATTACCAACTGATAATTCAACCACTGTTGGAGAAGCATTACTTGAACCTACTATAATTTATGTTGATGCAATTATGGACTTATTAAATTCTGATATTGAAGTTCATGGACTTGGACACATAACTGGTGGTGGATTTAGTAACTTAAAAAGATTAAATCATGATATGACTTATATTATCAATAATCTACCTGAAACATTACCTATATTTAAAGCAATACAAGCTACAGGTATTGAAGATAAAGAAATGTATCATGTATTTAATATGGGAATTGGTTTTGCTGTAATTCTTGATGGAAAATATCAGGATGAAGCTCTTGAAATACTAAATAAATACCATAAATCATATGTTATTGGAGAAATTAAAGAAGATTCAGACAATCGTGTTCTAATAACAACAAATGAAAACAAAAAAATTGAATTATAA